A single Brucella intermedia LMG 3301 DNA region contains:
- a CDS encoding D-alanyl-D-alanine carboxypeptidase family protein, whose amino-acid sequence MMSKSLKIWFAAAGLSAVALASAAANPSIAVDVATGKVYAQQDAFQRWYPASLTKMMTAYVAFRALQSGQMTLESPVRMTVNAAKEPPSKMGYKPGSVMTLDSALKIMLVKSANDVAVAVAEAVGGTESAFVQRMNAEAQRIGMVGSHFANPNGLHDPQNYTTARDLAVLAVQLRREFPQYAHYFATEAIDPGAGKKVQANYNILLGRYDGADGMKTGFVCASGFNLASSATRNGRTVLAIVLGADRQEARAVQAAQLMTDAFRASAGGGATLATLRPTGGGNLNQATDMRKAICSQEAMADRWDGRDVEGKLKINSPYIHAMDRDPVPVRVGLVSEPGPITRPSQLDISQVPVPMPRPQRSAGATTTAIN is encoded by the coding sequence ATGATGTCGAAATCACTGAAAATCTGGTTTGCAGCTGCGGGCCTTTCCGCTGTCGCACTGGCGTCTGCTGCGGCTAATCCCTCGATTGCAGTGGATGTGGCAACCGGCAAGGTCTATGCACAGCAGGATGCCTTCCAGCGCTGGTATCCCGCATCCCTGACCAAGATGATGACGGCCTATGTGGCATTCCGTGCGCTTCAGTCGGGGCAGATGACGCTCGAGTCGCCGGTGCGCATGACGGTCAATGCCGCCAAGGAGCCGCCGAGCAAGATGGGCTACAAGCCGGGATCGGTCATGACGCTCGATTCGGCGCTGAAGATCATGCTGGTGAAGTCGGCCAATGACGTTGCGGTCGCGGTTGCCGAAGCCGTGGGCGGCACCGAATCCGCCTTCGTGCAGCGCATGAATGCGGAAGCGCAGCGCATCGGCATGGTCGGCTCGCATTTCGCCAATCCGAACGGGCTGCACGATCCCCAGAATTACACGACGGCACGCGATCTGGCGGTTCTGGCCGTACAGCTTCGCCGTGAATTTCCGCAATATGCGCATTATTTCGCGACCGAGGCGATCGATCCGGGCGCAGGCAAGAAAGTGCAGGCCAATTACAACATCCTGCTTGGCCGTTATGACGGTGCGGATGGCATGAAGACCGGCTTCGTCTGCGCCTCCGGCTTCAATCTTGCAAGCTCGGCCACGCGCAATGGCCGCACCGTGCTGGCAATCGTTCTGGGCGCCGACCGGCAGGAAGCGCGCGCGGTTCAGGCCGCGCAGCTGATGACCGATGCTTTCCGCGCCAGTGCCGGCGGCGGCGCGACGCTGGCGACGCTGCGCCCGACGGGGGGCGGCAATCTCAATCAGGCCACCGATATGCGCAAGGCGATCTGCAGCCAGGAAGCGATGGCCGATCGCTGGGATGGCCGCGATGTCGAAGGCAAGTTGAAAATCAATTCGCCCTATATCCATGCGATGGATCGCGATCCGGTTCCGGTTCGCGTGGGCCTGGTGTCCGAACCGGGGCCGATCACCCGGCCGAGCCAGCTCGATATTTCGCAGGTTCCGGTGCCGATGCCGCGTCCGCAGCGTTCGGCGGGCGCCACGACCACCGCGATCAACTGA
- a CDS encoding M20 aminoacylase family protein, whose product MPVLNRAVESQAEIAAWRRKLHQNPELLYDVHETAKFVAEKLTSFGCDHVETGVGRTGVVGIIKGRHGDGPAIGLRADMDALPITETSGVEWASQNPGKAHSCGHDGHTSMLLGAAQYLAETRNFRGSVALLFQPAEEGGAGGLAMVEDGVMDRFSISEVYGVHNMPGLPVGQFAMRKGPIMAATDEFDLFISGRGGHAAQPHRTIDPILAGSQLMIALQGIVSRNTDPLDSLVISVTKFIAGEAYNVIPEKATLSGTVRTLKKETRAFAERRIREAAAGIAAATGAEITVRYKNNYPVTFNHDAQTEFAARVAGSVAGEGKVDENVEPMMAAEDFSYMLEARPGAYIFLGNGDTPGLHHPAYDFNDDAIPYGVSYFASLVETALAA is encoded by the coding sequence ATGCCAGTGCTGAATCGTGCCGTTGAATCGCAAGCGGAAATTGCCGCATGGCGGCGAAAACTGCACCAGAATCCCGAACTTCTCTATGACGTGCACGAAACCGCAAAATTTGTCGCCGAAAAGCTCACCTCCTTCGGTTGCGATCATGTGGAAACCGGCGTCGGCCGCACCGGCGTGGTCGGCATCATAAAGGGACGGCACGGCGACGGCCCCGCCATCGGCCTGCGCGCCGACATGGATGCGCTGCCCATAACTGAAACGAGCGGCGTGGAATGGGCCTCGCAAAATCCGGGCAAGGCGCATTCCTGCGGCCATGACGGACACACCTCCATGCTGCTCGGCGCGGCGCAATATCTGGCGGAGACCCGCAATTTCCGCGGCTCGGTGGCCCTTCTGTTCCAGCCTGCCGAAGAAGGCGGCGCCGGTGGCCTCGCTATGGTCGAGGACGGCGTGATGGACCGTTTCAGCATTTCGGAAGTCTATGGCGTCCACAACATGCCGGGCCTGCCGGTCGGACAATTCGCGATGCGAAAAGGCCCGATCATGGCGGCGACCGATGAATTCGATCTCTTCATCAGCGGGCGCGGCGGCCATGCGGCACAGCCGCACCGCACCATCGACCCGATCCTGGCCGGTTCGCAGCTCATGATCGCCTTGCAGGGCATCGTGTCGCGCAATACCGATCCGCTCGATTCGCTCGTGATCTCGGTGACGAAGTTCATCGCAGGCGAGGCTTACAATGTGATCCCGGAAAAGGCGACGCTTTCCGGCACGGTGCGCACGCTCAAGAAGGAAACCCGCGCCTTTGCCGAACGCCGCATCCGCGAAGCCGCCGCCGGTATCGCAGCAGCCACTGGCGCTGAAATCACCGTGCGCTACAAGAACAATTATCCGGTCACCTTCAACCACGATGCGCAGACGGAGTTTGCCGCCCGCGTCGCAGGCTCGGTTGCAGGCGAAGGCAAGGTGGACGAGAATGTCGAGCCGATGATGGCGGCGGAAGATTTTTCCTACATGCTGGAAGCGCGCCCCGGCGCCTATATCTTCCTCGGCAATGGCGACACGCCCGGCCTTCACCACCCGGCCTATGACTTCAACGACGACGCCATTCCCTATGGCGTCAGCTATTTCGCATCATTGGTGGAAACGGCGCTTGCCGCCTGA